One genomic window of Cellulophaga sp. Hel_I_12 includes the following:
- a CDS encoding Crp/Fnr family transcriptional regulator, producing the protein MNHSNFKAFLTSTMDIDEIEILSLIEHCVLKTVKKEEFLLRINEDCKHSFFVEKGLLRQYAIDEKGKEHILSFAPERWIVTDRESVYFNQPSAYFIQALENSQVILLDENFFDLLSKRFPKFTDFNNRLLHNHIRHLKKRINLLLSAVAEDRYLEFLKMYPAIVNRVPQTMIASYLGITPESLSRVRKELALKKFKE; encoded by the coding sequence ATGAATCATTCTAATTTTAAGGCATTTTTAACCTCAACCATGGATATTGATGAAATTGAAATTTTATCATTGATTGAACATTGTGTACTCAAAACAGTAAAAAAAGAGGAGTTTTTATTACGAATAAACGAAGATTGCAAGCATTCATTTTTTGTAGAAAAAGGACTCTTAAGACAATATGCCATTGATGAAAAAGGTAAAGAACACATCTTGTCATTTGCTCCTGAACGTTGGATTGTCACCGACAGAGAAAGTGTCTACTTTAATCAACCATCGGCCTATTTCATCCAAGCCTTAGAAAATAGCCAAGTTATTTTGTTAGATGAAAATTTTTTCGATTTGCTTTCAAAAAGATTTCCAAAATTTACAGATTTTAACAACAGGTTGCTTCACAACCACATTCGCCATTTAAAAAAAAGAATTAATCTTTTGTTAAGTGCTGTCGCAGAAGATAGGTATTTAGAATTCCTAAAAATGTATCCCGCTATTGTCAATAGAGTTCCACAAACAATGATTGCATCTTATCTAGGAATTACACCGGAAAGCCTTAGTCGGGTTCGCAAAGAATTGGCGCTAAAAAAATTCAAAGAGTAA
- a CDS encoding heavy metal translocating P-type ATPase yields MNTLKLEIGEIKDIRKIRRIEQILSTKKGVHQVSVSASGMVHLDWSGDEAIKSEIIASVKKIGLTIRDIKDSTGNGHHEHHHEIASKFQILGENTELYFAILSGIFWLGGVILSFVDGITAYPSTVLFMIGAVLGGVFTFITAGEDVLRGKFEIDFLMLFAAIGAAALGKWGEAALLLFLFSLGHALEHYAMKRARKSIAALSDLAPPMALVKRNGELKEISIEQLNLGDIIVVKPNSKIAADGVVIKGTSPVNQASITGESIPVEKRPRENWQDENEINTLLPEHRVFAGTINGSGVLEIKVLKEAKDSTLSRLIMLVKEAETQKSPTQHFTDKFEKYYVPIVLLVVTVLMLAFLILNETFEQSFYRAMSVLIAASPCALAISTPSAVLAGIARAARQGVLIKGGRPLEDLGGLRAIAFDKTGTLTEGRPTLTHAIPFGKTTKVELLKIAVAVEALSDHPLAAAIVEGGKKELGNIPISKAEDLKALTARGIKATWEAGLVHIGNRRLFEELTGQEVPKEIDSKMADLESQGHTAMIIHKDKNYLGIIAAMDIARPEAKATLAALKKMGIKRMVMLTGDHQKVADAIAKTIGITDPMGSLLPEDKVKAIESLKQEVGNVAMVGDGVNDAPAMAKSTVGIAMGAAGSDVALETADIALMADKLDNLPFAIGLSRKARQIIKQNLVISLGMVAILVPMTIMGTIAIGPAVVGHEGSTLLVVLNALRLLRYEI; encoded by the coding sequence ATGAATACACTAAAGCTTGAAATAGGAGAAATTAAAGACATTCGCAAAATTCGAAGAATTGAGCAGATTTTGAGTACAAAAAAAGGAGTGCATCAGGTCTCGGTGTCCGCTTCGGGGATGGTTCACTTAGATTGGAGTGGTGATGAAGCCATTAAATCTGAGATTATCGCATCGGTTAAAAAAATAGGCCTGACTATTCGCGATATAAAAGATAGTACGGGAAATGGGCATCATGAACACCATCATGAAATAGCCTCCAAATTTCAGATTTTAGGAGAAAACACAGAGCTCTATTTCGCTATTCTTAGTGGCATATTCTGGTTAGGTGGCGTTATTTTATCCTTCGTTGATGGTATTACAGCCTATCCCTCGACCGTTCTCTTTATGATTGGAGCTGTTCTTGGAGGTGTTTTTACTTTTATTACCGCTGGGGAAGATGTACTTCGGGGGAAATTTGAGATCGATTTTTTGATGCTATTTGCAGCCATAGGTGCGGCTGCCTTAGGTAAATGGGGAGAAGCCGCTTTACTACTTTTTCTGTTTAGTTTAGGTCATGCCTTAGAGCATTATGCCATGAAACGAGCAAGAAAATCTATTGCTGCGCTTTCTGATTTAGCACCACCTATGGCCTTGGTAAAACGCAATGGGGAACTGAAAGAGATAAGCATAGAACAGCTTAACCTAGGCGATATCATTGTCGTAAAACCAAATTCTAAAATTGCCGCAGATGGCGTCGTTATTAAAGGAACAAGCCCCGTTAACCAAGCCTCTATAACTGGAGAAAGTATCCCGGTCGAGAAACGCCCGAGAGAAAATTGGCAAGATGAAAATGAGATTAATACACTATTACCGGAACATCGTGTTTTTGCGGGCACCATAAATGGCAGTGGCGTATTAGAAATAAAGGTGTTGAAAGAAGCAAAAGACAGTACGCTCTCTAGACTCATTATGCTAGTCAAAGAAGCCGAAACCCAAAAATCACCCACCCAACACTTTACCGATAAGTTCGAAAAATACTATGTCCCCATTGTTTTACTGGTGGTTACCGTATTAATGCTCGCTTTCCTTATCCTCAATGAAACCTTTGAACAGAGTTTTTATAGGGCTATGTCAGTTTTAATTGCAGCTTCTCCTTGTGCCTTAGCTATTTCAACCCCTAGTGCTGTATTGGCTGGGATTGCGCGTGCTGCGCGCCAAGGTGTTTTAATTAAAGGCGGACGACCACTTGAAGATTTAGGCGGCTTACGAGCCATTGCTTTTGATAAAACAGGAACCTTAACCGAAGGTAGACCAACCTTAACTCACGCCATCCCCTTTGGGAAAACAACTAAAGTAGAGCTCTTAAAAATCGCCGTTGCAGTAGAGGCTTTAAGCGATCACCCATTAGCAGCAGCCATAGTTGAAGGGGGTAAAAAAGAGCTGGGAAACATCCCTATTTCTAAGGCTGAAGATCTAAAAGCCTTAACGGCAAGAGGAATTAAAGCCACCTGGGAAGCTGGTTTGGTACATATTGGTAATCGAAGGCTTTTTGAAGAATTAACGGGACAGGAAGTTCCTAAAGAGATAGACTCAAAAATGGCCGACTTAGAATCACAAGGGCACACGGCTATGATTATTCATAAAGACAAAAACTATTTAGGTATTATTGCCGCCATGGATATTGCACGACCCGAAGCCAAAGCCACGCTGGCTGCTTTGAAAAAAATGGGAATTAAGCGAATGGTAATGTTGACAGGGGATCATCAAAAAGTAGCGGATGCTATCGCAAAAACAATTGGAATTACAGATCCCATGGGCAGTTTATTACCAGAAGACAAAGTAAAAGCTATTGAAAGTCTAAAACAAGAAGTAGGTAATGTAGCCATGGTAGGTGATGGGGTAAATGACGCACCCGCCATGGCCAAAAGTACCGTAGGTATCGCTATGGGTGCTGCAGGCTCGGATGTTGCCTTAGAAACAGCCGATATTGCACTTATGGCTGACAAACTAGATAATCTTCCCTTTGCTATTGGACTTAGTAGAAAAGCAAGGCAAATCATCAAACAAAATTTAGTGATTAGCTTAGGAATGGTGGCTATTTTAGTACCCATGACCATCATGGGTACCATTGCTATTGGACCCGCTGTAGTTGGTCATGAAGGCTCTACACTTTTAGTAGTGCTCAATGCTTTGAGATTATTGAGGTATGAAATCTAA
- a CDS encoding M28 family peptidase: MMKNYMYIIAFLTLVVGCKNNSSKKSIAIDKEMLLYNLRVLSHDSMQGRFFGTEGNYKSQRFIAEQFDALGIKPAFASGSIQKYPYTFTGALRQRLYPIPNALEDFSNVPDTTVIGGNVVTMIQGKSKKSIVITGHLDHLGIRDGQIYNGADDNASGAAALLSIADYFKNKIPQHTLIFAAVDAEEIGSLGAEYLLNNFPFPIESIALNINMDMIAHNDSLQLYASGLYHYPQLKQPLDNLKATNINLLFGHDNPNENGVSDWTFQSDHRVFHKRQIPYIYFGVDDHKDYHKPTDTYENSTKDFYLEAVRLIIETIEAYDTFLVTEAED; this comes from the coding sequence ATGATGAAAAATTACATGTACATTATTGCTTTTTTAACCCTAGTCGTAGGCTGTAAAAACAATTCTTCCAAAAAAAGTATCGCTATAGATAAGGAAATGTTACTTTACAACTTAAGGGTACTATCGCACGACTCGATGCAAGGCAGATTTTTTGGTACTGAAGGGAATTATAAATCACAAAGATTCATCGCAGAACAATTTGATGCTCTTGGAATAAAACCAGCCTTCGCTTCTGGAAGTATTCAAAAATACCCTTATACCTTTACAGGAGCTTTAAGGCAAAGGCTGTATCCTATTCCTAATGCATTAGAAGACTTTAGCAATGTGCCAGATACCACCGTAATAGGTGGCAATGTGGTTACCATGATTCAGGGAAAAAGTAAAAAATCAATTGTAATTACAGGACATTTAGACCATTTAGGCATAAGAGACGGCCAAATTTATAACGGTGCCGATGATAATGCTTCTGGAGCGGCAGCATTACTTAGCATAGCCGATTATTTTAAAAATAAAATTCCTCAGCATACTTTGATTTTTGCTGCAGTAGATGCTGAAGAAATTGGGTCTTTAGGAGCTGAATACTTACTCAATAATTTTCCATTTCCTATAGAAAGTATTGCTCTGAATATTAATATGGATATGATTGCACATAATGATTCTTTACAACTTTATGCTTCTGGCTTGTACCATTATCCACAATTAAAACAACCCTTAGATAATTTAAAAGCCACCAACATAAACCTGCTTTTTGGTCATGATAATCCAAATGAAAATGGGGTTTCTGATTGGACTTTTCAATCTGACCACCGCGTATTTCACAAAAGACAAATTCCGTATATTTATTTTGGCGTAGATGACCATAAAGATTATCACAAGCCAACAGACACCTATGAAAATAGTACTAAAGATTTTTACCTTGAAGCTGTGCGATTAATTATTGAAACTATTGAAGCTTATGATACCTTTCTGGTAACTGAAGCTGAAGACTAG
- a CDS encoding RluA family pseudouridine synthase — translation MKRKTQPPKLDVVYENNDYIVVNKLAGLISEKSPFEDDSVEDQVFQHILKNKQKPYVGVIHRLDRVTSGVLLFAKKKSILVAFNTLFSSRKVQKTYLAIVKNKPAKTKANLVNFLIKNNLEKRSEVVQTKSKDSLESTLSYTVIGQNNFGYLLEIKPKTGRFHQIRVQLAHLGLPIVGDKKYGSEEEYLPLAICLHAWKLSYQDSAMKEFKTFEAPPPKNDFWTFH, via the coding sequence TTGAAAAGAAAAACACAACCACCAAAGCTTGACGTCGTGTATGAAAATAACGATTATATAGTCGTCAATAAACTAGCCGGACTTATAAGTGAAAAAAGCCCTTTTGAGGATGACTCCGTAGAGGATCAAGTGTTTCAGCACATTTTAAAAAATAAACAAAAGCCCTATGTCGGCGTAATACATCGATTAGATAGGGTGACCAGCGGCGTACTTCTTTTTGCGAAGAAAAAAAGTATTCTTGTAGCATTTAACACCTTATTTAGCAGTCGAAAAGTGCAAAAAACATACTTAGCTATTGTGAAAAATAAACCCGCAAAGACTAAAGCTAACCTAGTGAATTTCTTGATAAAAAATAACTTAGAAAAAAGATCAGAGGTGGTCCAAACAAAATCAAAAGACAGTTTAGAATCCACGCTTTCCTATACCGTCATAGGTCAAAACAATTTTGGGTACCTCTTAGAAATAAAACCAAAAACAGGTCGATTTCATCAAATAAGAGTGCAGTTAGCACATTTAGGATTGCCTATCGTTGGCGATAAAAAATACGGCTCAGAAGAAGAATACCTTCCCTTAGCTATTTGCCTCCATGCATGGAAATTAAGCTATCAAGATTCAGCCATGAAAGAATTTAAAACATTCGAAGCTCCCCCACCAAAAAATGATTTTTGGACATTCCATTAA
- a CDS encoding YceI family protein has protein sequence MNWKIDNAHSEIAFKVKHMMISTVTGHFENFDATIHTNDESFNSASFEFSAKIGSINTKNKDRDTHLKSDDFFNSEKFPEMKFVSKSFNGEKLTGDLSIRDITKVVELDVDFNGVAVDPYGQTKAGFEIRGEINRKDFNLTWNAVTEAGNIVVSDKVKLVIDAQFIKQS, from the coding sequence ATGAATTGGAAAATAGATAATGCTCATTCAGAAATTGCATTTAAAGTAAAACACATGATGATCTCAACCGTAACAGGTCATTTTGAAAATTTCGATGCGACTATTCACACAAATGATGAAAGTTTTAATAGTGCAAGCTTTGAATTTAGTGCAAAAATAGGGTCTATAAACACTAAGAATAAAGATCGAGATACGCACCTTAAATCTGATGACTTTTTCAATTCGGAAAAATTTCCAGAAATGAAATTTGTTTCTAAATCTTTTAATGGTGAAAAACTAACTGGCGATTTATCGATACGAGATATTACCAAAGTTGTTGAATTAGATGTTGATTTCAACGGTGTTGCTGTTGACCCTTACGGACAGACTAAGGCAGGTTTTGAAATACGCGGAGAAATTAATAGAAAGGACTTTAATTTAACATGGAATGCTGTTACCGAAGCGGGAAATATTGTGGTTTCTGATAAAGTAAAGTTAGTTATCGACGCACAGTTTATAAAACAATCTTAG